AACGTGGCCGGCTGGATCCTCGAGCTCGACCGCGGCCAGGGCATCCCGTGGAAGGGGAACTACTCATCCTGGCTCGAGCAGAAGCAGGAGCGCCTGAAGCAGGAGGAGAAGACCGAGAGCGACCGCCAGAGGACGCTGTCGCGCGAGCTCGAATGGATCAGGATGTCGCCCAAGGGCAGGCACGCGAAGTCAAAGGCCCGCATCAGCTCCTACGAGGAGCTGCTCAGCAAGCAGGGGGAGGCGCGGGCCAAGGAGCTCGAGATCTACATCCCGCCGGGACCGCGGCTCGGCAAGGTCGTGATCGAAGCGCAGAACGTGACCAAGGCCTACGGCGACAACATCCTCGTCGAGGACATGTCCTTCATGCTCCCGCCGGGCGGCATCGTGGGCGTGATCGGTCCGAACGGCGCGGGCAAGACCACGCTCTTCCGCATGATCACGGGCCAGGATAAGCCCGACAAGGGCGCGATCAGGATCGGCGAGACGGTGAAGCTCGGGTACGTGGACCAGAGCCGCGATGTGCTCGACCCGAACAAGACGATCTGGCAGGTGATCACCGACGGCCAGGAGCAGGTCCAGCTCGGCAAGGCCCTGATGAACTCCCGCGCCTACGTGTCGCGGTTCAACTTCGGCGGCACGGACCAGCAGAAGAAGGTCGGCGTGCTGTCCGGCGGCGAGCGGAACCGCGTGCATCTGGCGCGGATCCTGAAGGAAGAGGCGAACGTGCTGCTCCTCGACGAGCCCACGAACGACATCGACGTGAACACCATGCGGGCGCTCGAGGAGGGCCTCGAGAACTTCGCCGGCTGCGCCGTCGTGATCAGCCACGACCGCTGGTTCCTGGACAGGATCGCGACCCACATCCTTGCCTTCGAGGGGGAGAGCAAGGTGGTCTTCTTTGACGGTAACTATTCCGAGTATGAAGAGGACCGGAAGAAGCGGCTGGGCGCGGACGCGGACCAGCCCCACCGGATCAAGTACCGGCACCTGACGAGGTAGGAAGGCCGGGAGGGGTTGGGAATTAGGAACTTCAAATCAATTTCTTTACAAAACGGCAAGAAAATATCTCACAGAGGCGCAGAGCTCGCAGAGAAAATCAAAAAATAATTCACCATGAAAGACTTTCGGGTTTTGGTTTTAAACTCTGCGTCCTCCGCGTGCTCCGCGAGAGACGCCTTTAGCTTCTGGTTTTGATCCGGCTTGTCCGGGTTAGGAATTAAGAGTCAGGAATTAAGAGGAGTTTGGCGCTTCGTGCTTGTTTGGTCATCGGGACCGTCGGATTTTTGGATTGACAGACTGTCGTGAGAAGTGTACAAAGAGCATTGCAGGCTGCAATTGCACCCGTGCAGGAGATGCAGCGAAAGGAGTTGTCCGGCATGTCGGAGTTCAAGAACGTAACCGTCGTTCGCGAGGCGAACGTCTACTTTGACGGGAAGGTCACGAGCAGGACGGTCCTGTTCGGCGACGGATCGAAGAAAACGCTCGGCGTGATGCTGCCCGGGGAATACGAGTTCGGCACCGGCGACAAGGAGATCATGGAAATATTCTCCGGAGACCTGGACGTGCTCCTGCCGGGAGACAAGACCTGGAAAACGATCGCAGGCGGTCAGTCCTTCGAGGTGGCTGCGAACGCCAAGTTCAAGCTGAAGGTCAGGAAACTGTCCGATTACTGCTGCTCGTTCATAAAAGGCTGAAGCCTCAATCGTTTTGAGATTGAAAGATTTCTCTGTGCGCTCTGTGGTTAATTCTTGACAATACCGTTTCCGGAGGGGGGAGGACTTCATGAAGAGAACATTCCTGTTCGCCGCGCTCGTTCTGGTGGTCTCGGCCGGCTGCACGCAGCAGCGCGAGGAGCCCAAAGGCCAGGCTCCCGTCCCGGGGACGGCGATGACGAAGTCGCCGGATGAGATCAGGCAG
This region of Nitrospirota bacterium genomic DNA includes:
- the ettA gene encoding energy-dependent translational throttle protein EttA, whose product is MAAEPNKIIYSMVGVGKFYDKKPVLKDIYLSYFYGAKIGVLGLNGSGKSSLLRIMAGADKEFVGEAVLSPGYTVGFLEQEPKLDPAKTVRQCVEEGVQQTVDLLNEYNKINESFANPMSDDEMQKLIARQGDVQEKLDHANAWELDSRLDMAMDALRCPPGDTNVKVLSGGEKRRVALCRLLLQKPDILLLDEPTNHLDAESVAWLEHHLQKYEGTVIAVTHDRYFLDNVAGWILELDRGQGIPWKGNYSSWLEQKQERLKQEEKTESDRQRTLSRELEWIRMSPKGRHAKSKARISSYEELLSKQGEARAKELEIYIPPGPRLGKVVIEAQNVTKAYGDNILVEDMSFMLPPGGIVGVIGPNGAGKTTLFRMITGQDKPDKGAIRIGETVKLGYVDQSRDVLDPNKTIWQVITDGQEQVQLGKALMNSRAYVSRFNFGGTDQQKKVGVLSGGERNRVHLARILKEEANVLLLDEPTNDIDVNTMRALEEGLENFAGCAVVISHDRWFLDRIATHILAFEGESKVVFFDGNYSEYEEDRKKRLGADADQPHRIKYRHLTR
- a CDS encoding pyrimidine/purine nucleoside phosphorylase, with translation MSEFKNVTVVREANVYFDGKVTSRTVLFGDGSKKTLGVMLPGEYEFGTGDKEIMEIFSGDLDVLLPGDKTWKTIAGGQSFEVAANAKFKLKVRKLSDYCCSFIKG